A window of the Lactuca sativa cultivar Salinas chromosome 5, Lsat_Salinas_v11, whole genome shotgun sequence genome harbors these coding sequences:
- the LOC111878179 gene encoding histone H4 gives MSGRGKGGKGLGKGGAKRHRKVLRDNIQGITKPAIRRLARRGGVKRISGLIYEETRGVLKIFLENVIRDAVTYTEHARRKTVTAMDVVYALKRQGRTLYGFGG, from the coding sequence ATGTCAGGAAGAGGAAAAGGAGGCAAGGGATTGGGAAAGGGTGGAGCCAAACGTCATCGTAAGGTTCTCCGGGACAACATTCAGGGTATCACCAAGCCGGCGATCCGCCGTCTGGCCAGACGAGGAGGTGTCAAGCGTATCAGTGGGTTAATCTACGAGGAGACCCGTGGAGTTTTGAAGATTTTTCTTGAAAATGTCATCCGTGACGCTGTCACATACACAGAACATGCTCGCCGGAAAACTGTTACCGCTATGGATGTCGTTTATGCTTTGAAGCGCCAAGGCCGTACTCTTTACGGATTTGGTGGTTAA